In Moorella sp. Hama-1, a single genomic region encodes these proteins:
- a CDS encoding 3D domain-containing protein: protein MDGWIDKWRQKHARGRRRPWLWILVAVVLLLTGTGWGVVTYTWKQAVVEVDGQRIVTRTFAPTVARLLEQQHITLGAEDVVTPALEAPVTKNIVITVQRAVLVKIRVDGREQEVLTPPALVAAVLKKAGVNLNPDDKVTPDPNATVGAGDTIKVIRVTSKSESVDKEIPYRVERRPDPQREKGNTSLVQKGEKGLQRETYRITLEDGREVNRELVSSETIKEPVPEVIAVGAIDTASRGGRTFQFERVFWATATAYTHSGAATASGAYPRVGTIAVDPTVVPLGTRLYVEGYGFGIAQDIGSAIKGDRIDVFLDTEADTYRWGVRRVKVYVLR, encoded by the coding sequence ATGGACGGTTGGATTGATAAGTGGCGTCAAAAACACGCCCGGGGGCGCCGCCGGCCCTGGCTCTGGATTCTTGTGGCGGTAGTGCTGCTTCTGACCGGCACCGGGTGGGGCGTAGTGACTTATACCTGGAAGCAAGCAGTCGTGGAGGTGGATGGGCAGAGGATAGTCACCCGTACCTTTGCCCCGACAGTCGCCAGGCTGCTGGAACAACAACATATCACCCTGGGAGCAGAGGACGTAGTTACCCCGGCCCTGGAGGCACCGGTAACGAAAAATATAGTCATAACCGTGCAGCGGGCCGTGCTAGTTAAAATAAGGGTCGATGGGCGGGAACAGGAGGTTTTAACGCCTCCGGCTCTGGTAGCCGCTGTCCTGAAAAAAGCTGGAGTCAATCTGAACCCCGACGATAAAGTAACGCCGGACCCCAACGCTACCGTTGGCGCCGGGGATACCATCAAGGTAATCCGGGTAACCAGCAAAAGTGAGAGTGTCGATAAAGAAATCCCTTACCGGGTAGAGCGCCGCCCTGACCCGCAGCGGGAAAAGGGCAACACCAGCCTGGTGCAAAAGGGGGAAAAGGGCCTGCAACGGGAAACCTACCGGATTACCCTGGAAGACGGCCGTGAGGTGAACCGGGAACTGGTGTCCTCGGAAACAATTAAGGAGCCCGTACCGGAGGTAATTGCCGTCGGCGCCATTGATACGGCTTCCCGGGGGGGACGGACGTTTCAGTTTGAGCGCGTTTTCTGGGCCACGGCCACGGCTTATACCCACTCTGGCGCCGCCACGGCCAGCGGTGCCTATCCCCGGGTAGGGACTATTGCCGTAGACCCGACGGTAGTCCCCCTGGGTACGCGTCTCTATGTGGAGGGCTATGGTTTCGGCATCGCCCAGGATATAGGTAGTGCCATCAAGGGCGACCGCATTGATGTCTTTTTGGATACCGAGGCGGATACCTATCGCTGGGGCGTCCGCCGGGTAAAGGTCTATGTCCTGCGTTGA